The DNA segment catgaaacGAGATATCCATGTTCTTTACCTCCTTCACTGCAGTGGGGAAGTGTGCAACCGCACGTGAGTAAGCACATAATCTGTCTTCCATTGCTTCTTCAAAGACTAAACCTTTCTCTTCAGCAGCTGTGGCTGCCAACTCAGATATGAGAGCAGACACCTGATGTTGAAAGTTTTAGATTAGCCTAGTTGCTAGCATTTACATACAACATTCTTTCAGACTTTAACAATTTAACCTTCTAAAGTAGCTGATCGTTCGATATATGTTGGCATCAAATGATCCTCATTATAAACAAGAgatgatttttaaaataaagtgaATGAAATTACCCTGAAAAATTCCGAAGTTTCAAATTATTGTCAGTAAGCTGAAATGGACACATCTACCTCAGAACGATGTTCCTTCTCCACAGCACCAACCGTAGCGCCAGGATGACGGGCTCCAACAAGCATGAAAGCACATATCCAAATAAGCTTCTCAAGCATTTGCTTCTGAAATGCATCTTTGTCAAGCACCTATTGTTTTAAAACAAAATCATCTTTCAAGAAAGTAAACTATTTcaaagagaaaataaaatattgcaaaaaaaaaaaaaaaaaaaaaaaaaaaggaaaatgttAGGTTGATCAGCGAGATGAAAATTCGAACCAAACCATATTTCATCGGTTAAAAATTCAATCCAAACCATGAATAATTTATTACCAAACTAAAAATTTCAGTTTGATATGATTTGATGATCAATTTTAAGTTTCGAGTTTCACAGTAAATTAGTACATGAGTTATTGTCATTTGGAGAAAAAAATAGCAATTGACAATTGATAGAAGTTGTGTTaccttttattttattgtgaactagaattattataattaaaatatcataaaataaaatcctTGTGCAAGTTACAGAATTTTGAAACTTATAAAAAAACCTAAATTCTTGTCATTGTGTTTATGTTTATTTGGTCTAAAGTCtgcaataaataaattcacaaTGTAATGATACAAACTCACTAACAACAGAAcacaaactaaaaataaaataaaatatttccatgTTCAAGAAAAATcccaatataaaatattttttatgttaacaGGATCCGGTATCATAAGTCATATCGTTTCGACTTTTTCGGGAAAACCGGTTTTCGGGTATCTAGGCATGTCATTCTTTACCTTTCCGCCCTAAGCCTTCGATCTAAATGCAGGAGTCTCGGTTGTATTCTGTTCTTCAAGAATCGTTTTGATTCGAATTATCGTATTTTAAATGACCGATCGGTCCGGTTTACTTTTTTCACCAAAAGCGAGGGGGCATGAGAGCCCAAGAGAGAGAGGGGCGTAGGGATCTGATATTTCTCTTTTTCTTTGCTTTGGCCTAGGCTTTTATCATGTATCCGCATAGGAGTTGATTACGATTCTATAGGCTTCTGCGCCCAATAAAAGAATTCTCTCTCTTTACTTTACAAACACATAACCAGTTCGGATcggtttggtttggtttggttCATTTTATTCAAAACTTGAACCAAACCAATTTATTCGTTTTGGTTTGGTTTTACAGTTTGGTTAGGTTGCGTTCAGTTTTTTTAACACCCCAGGCGAGAGCAACAATTGGCAATATAAGGTGTGAGCATCTATCTGGTGTGCAATAACCAAAACATCTAGCTAAATCTGTTGTGTGGTGACTGGTGCGAGGTAAGTGCTTCCACGGACGGGTGATTTCTGACTTCTGTCGCATTATAAAGACCAAAGAAAAGTACATGGCTTGCCTTAGgatgaaaatgaaaatatttgaaCATAATTCTTCCTCACAACTACAATTTTTGCTCATTCCAAAAGACTATCTTACAGTCATTCATTAGTCATTGTCAAATTGTTCCCTTGAAGAAAGCAAGAATCCAGGTCGcaatataatcaattgatcaccGAGTTGATTTAGCGAGAGAAATAGAGCAAAAAGCAGACTTTACCTTGCAAGACAGGCCCCCAGCCTTCAATCTTGCAGCAACTGCGGATGCCCACTTCCCATACGCAGCAGTTAACCCCTCAGGATTGGTGTCGGTTATGCCATCAATGGGAGGTTCACCCAGCTTTGAGACAGCAAAATAGGCCAAAACTTGATCGGCATTACCCAGTCCCTTACTTTCAAACCATGGCTCCATCATTCCATTCTGGAAAAACACCAAATCTGCTATATTTTAAGATTCAGCATCTTTTAAACTTCGAAACACCTAGTTTTGGCGAATAAATACGTGAACTCAAACCATGATTTTGTGGACAAATTTATCGAAGATAGATATTAAAATGTAATGCATTTCaaactaaaaaatataaaatatactaTTTCCCATTTAGAAACTTCATTTTAGCAATAATAAACATAAAGTGCACCAGACACAATCATACCGCTCCAGCGCGATTTCGGAGTAGAATCAAGGACGGCTTCGAGATCATCATTCCTTGTACACACTAAAATTGGACCCTTGAAATCAACGGGAACAGATTCCCCTCTCTTAACCAAAACATCTTCTCCGCCACCCATATCTTGAAGAGCTCTGCCCACGCGTCCTCCACCTATTATAATGGCGGGAGCCACCGCTTTCTCGACGGCCATGGTGGCAGAAATGGAAAAGTATGCTGCAGCTGGTGAGACTTTGGAGGTGAAATTCAAGCGGGAGGGACGAAGGGAGGAGCTATAGGCGGAGAGCATGGTGGCGGCCATAGGTGGGGCTCAGAGAGTGAGGAGAAGAAGCCATGAGTCGATGAATAATTTTGATGCTGCACTCGCCAGCCACTCGTTTTCCAGAACCATATCCGACCGGttcttttataaaaataaaaaccggATTcgatttagaaaaattattattattatttgagtgttTCTTTGGGCCTCCCAATGATAATGGATCATGACTTTTTCCTGTTTAAATTTTTTGGCGCTTGCTCTTCTTCCACAGACTAAATGAAGGGGGCCCATACATTTACACAGAGTCAAGACTCGaaatcaaataatcattcaatacTGCTGGTCATTTACATTTTTCTCCTCTCTTATACACAACTCCTTCCCCAAGTAGAAACTTTTATTAGAATCTTAAAAGTCTTTTGTAGTCGATGAACTTATACCTAGATTTCAATTTAGCATATGAGTGATACcccaacaatatataattaattacgtctatgtgtaaaaatactTATCGTTGAATACATGATGGTTTGAGTATTACACATATGCTAGAATTTCATCTAATGATGTAAAGGTCCAAGTGTGAAACGAAACTTGCAGCTCGaaaccaaaaagaaaaagaaagataaGATCTAATGATGTAAAGGTCCAAGTGTAAAACGAAACTTGCAActggaaacaaaaaaaaaaaaaaaaataagaaaccaAAACACTGGCTGCAACTTTTGTCAAGCTGAAATAAATTACCCCATTCTTGCATAGTTCCAAGTACAGATTTCACAACACACAACCTAAAACACTTCCttgttcaaaatttcaaattcaaataGCCGTTGGTTTCATCTGTAGCACCAAAAAAGGCACACTAGTACATAAATATATGATTACCACGCAAACCAGATCTTCCTCCAAGATTCACAATCTCTACTTCCTTCAAAATCCCATCTTTTGAACCATGGCTTGTTGCAAAGAAACCACGATTTCTCGCCAATCTTCGTGCGGCTCTTCCCTGTATCGGAACCCCCTTATCGAAAGGAAACATGGCCGTAGCTCCAGCGAAGGCGAGTGGAACGGCGTCTCACTTGCTGTGAGAATGCGCCGTAATTCAGCTTTTGTTAATGATGATGATAAGGAGAATTCGGTACCAAATATTAGACATGAGAAAATTAATGGGAAAGAAAACATGGTTATTGAAAATGGGAAAAAAGACAGTAGTTTCTTGAGAGAGTCTTCAAATAGGAAAGAGAATTTGTTGAAGCCATCTTCTTTGCAGCTGTGCATGAAGAGGCAAGAGCCCGATTCCAACATTGGATTGAAGATTTGGGATAATTTTGGTTCAGATAACACGGATTCGGTCAATGTTTGGGACCATTCTGATTCGGAAGCTGCACCGGTTTCTTCATGGTCGACTTTGCCGAATAGGTTGGTACTACTCAGATgaattttattcaatattttggcttaaatTAATGACACTAAGGGGAAGAAAAcaagttttgtttttttaaga comes from the Henckelia pumila isolate YLH828 chromosome 1, ASM3356847v2, whole genome shotgun sequence genome and includes:
- the LOC140874854 gene encoding uncharacterized protein isoform X1 — encoded protein: MAATMLSAYSSSLRPSRLNFTSKVSPAAAYFSISATMAVEKAVAPAIIIGGGRVGRALQDMGGGEDVLVKRGESVPVDFKGPILVCTRNDDLEAVLDSTPKSRWSDLVFFQNGMMEPWFESKGLGNADQVLAYFAVSKLGEPPIDGITDTNPEGLTAAYGKWASAVAARLKAGGLSCKVLDKDAFQKQMLEKLIWICAFMLVGARHPGATVGAVEKEHRSEVSALISELAATAAEEKGLVFEEAMEDRLCAYSRAVAHFPTAVKEFKWRNGWFYSLSEKAIAEGKQDPCPLHTTWLQELKIV
- the LOC140874854 gene encoding uncharacterized protein isoform X3: MMISKPSLILLRNRAGANGMMEPWFESKGLGNADQVLAYFAVSKLGEPPIDGITDTNPEGLTAAYGKWASAVAARLKAGGLSCKVLDKDAFQKQMLEKLIWICAFMLVGARHPGATVGAVEKEHRSEVSALISELAATAAEEKGLVFEEAMEDRLCAYSRAVAHFPTAVKEFKWRNGWFYSLSEKAIAEGKQDPCPLHTTWLQELKIV
- the LOC140874854 gene encoding uncharacterized protein isoform X2, producing the protein MAATMLSAYSSSLRPSRLNFTSKVSPAAAYFSISATMAVEKAVAPAIIIGGGRVGRALQDMGGGEDVLVKRGESVPVDFKGPILVCTRNDDLEAVLDSTPKSRWSDLVFFQNGMMEPWFESKGLGNADQVLAYFAVSKLGEPPIDGITDTNPEGLTAAYGKWASAVAARLKAGGLSCKKQMLEKLIWICAFMLVGARHPGATVGAVEKEHRSEVSALISELAATAAEEKGLVFEEAMEDRLCAYSRAVAHFPTAVKEFKWRNGWFYSLSEKAIAEGKQDPCPLHTTWLQELKIV